One segment of Tetrapisispora phaffii CBS 4417 chromosome 1, complete genome DNA contains the following:
- the NOT5 gene encoding CCR4-NOT core subunit NOT5 (similar to Saccharomyces cerevisiae NOT5 (YPR072W); ancestral locus Anc_3.370), whose amino-acid sequence MSQRKLQQEVDKLLKKVKEGLEEYDLIHDKFQASDPDNTSYREKLESDLKREIKKLQKHRDQIKTWLSKEDIKDKVQQLTESRRLIEIDMEKFKTIEKLMKTKQFSTEALSNPDKFDINNFNKEIVETEEFQFIKTCIEELQLQLEKNEMIKNDENIDSTECENKISRLEFHILNLENLLKLLTNEEITKETINDFKEDIKYYVENNEDPDFIEYDTIYEDMGCEVKKETMEEVNNDGNLESTNTASSSVTNTPSKLKNVDRNAFPKKSKSSTTLLNDNISNDSTTKLVKKKETTLESNKNKEDSDKVSNIKFPEDMTQKIDEIIAADMANYEAFNNPLFKDELKYLLNAKRKLMQPYAKMPDTMIQQLESSLLNCPDSLDADTPIYYKKPLSLPHPTSVFFPNEPIRFVCPMDVQPQQRLSAENTENSNKINENNADEDNIEVNDIYSRTSLAKIFRKFDLDTLFFIFYHYQGTYEQFLVARELSKCRNWKYNKVDRNWYFKEVTKSAPDMAQTEEETWRYFDYQNSWLARRCNHDFQYREEEFEKL is encoded by the coding sequence ATGTCGCAAAGAAAATTACAACAAGAGGTCGATAAATTGTTAAAGAAAGTTAAAGAAGGCTTGGAAGAGTATGACTTGATACATGATAAGTTCCAAGCGAGTGATCCTGACAATACTTCATATAGAGAGAAATTGGAATCAGATTTAAAACGAgagattaaaaaattacaaaaacaTAGAGATCAAATTAAGACATGGTTGAGtaaagaagatattaaGGATAAAGTGCAACAATTGACAGAGAGTAGAAGACTGATTGAAATTGATATGgagaaatttaaaactattgaaaaattgatgaaaacaaaacaattttCCACTGAAGCTTTAAGTAATCCAGATAAgtttgatattaataatttcaataaagaaattgtAGAAACTGAGgaatttcaatttattaaaacatGCATTGAGGAATTACAACTTCAATTGgagaaaaatgaaatgattaagaatgatgaaaatatagaTTCTACTGAAtgtgaaaataaaatttcaagattagaatttcatatattaaatttagaaaatcttttaaaattattaacaaatgaagaaataacTAAAGAAACtattaatgatttcaaagaagatataaaaTACTACGTTGAGAACAATGAAGATCCAGATTTCATTGAATATGATACCATTTATGAAGATATGGGTTGTGAAGTTAAGAAAGAAACAATGGAGGAAGTTAACAATGATGGTAACCTTGAGTCAACCAATACAGCATCCTCGAGTGTTACAAACACTCCTTCAAAGCTTAAAAATGTCGATAGAAATGCTTTCCCAAAGAAATCGAAATCATCAAcaactttattaaatgacaATATCAGTAATGattcaacaacaaaatTAGTCAAGAAGAAGGAAACAACTTTggaatcaaataaaaataaagaagacAGTGATAAAgtatcaaatattaaatttccCGAAGATATGACACAAAAgattgatgaaattatcGCAGCAGATATGGCAAATTACGAAGCATTCAATAATCCTCTATTTAaagatgaattgaaatatttattaaatgctAAAAGGAAGTTAATGCAACCATATGCAAAAATGCCAGATACTATGATCCAACAATTGGAGTCATCACTATTGAATTGTCCTGATTCATTGGATGCAGACACtccaatttattataagaAACCATTGTCTTTGCCTCATCCAACATCAGTATTTTTTCCAAATGAACCAATTAGATTTGTGTGCCCAATGGACGTCCAACCTCAGCAACGTTTGAGTGCAGAAAATActgaaaattcaaataaaataaatgagAATAATGCTGATGAAGATAACATAGAAgtaaatgatatatattcaagaaCTTCATTGGCTAAAATATTCAGGAAATTCGATCTGGACactttatttttcattttctatCATTATCAAGGTACTTACGAACAATTTTTAGTTGCAAgagaattatcaaaatgtagaaattggaaatataataaagtgGATAGAAATTGGTATTTTAAAGAAGTCACTAAATCTGCACCAGATATGGCACAGactgaagaagaaacatGGAGGTATTTCGATTACCAAAATAGTTGGTTAGCAAGACGTTGTAATCATGATTTTCAATATAGGGAggaagaatttgaaaaattataa
- the OPY2 gene encoding Opy2p (similar to Saccharomyces cerevisiae OPY2 (YPR075C); ancestral locus Anc_3.373), with the protein MSSSSVVSLRVSYSEASAQATSSDGCVVCSSDVTCPNCAEGYYCVLTALTCYECPTTYCELSTNSESSNSTSSSTSSSDQNSGRITGAIVGSVVGGVLIIIGIVMYFFYTKFWKLRRETKFNSDIHKSFGALLDADYDEDLQDMYDADLDNDDFDDMDDDIEDGYFKDELIEMGDTVPELMEFPKNAKRSKLNHSNNTHDNNRSEIVSIVTDLNHSRLLQSGNRSSSSTINTKASNILPIAYIPGVTNSDPQRRGMHSFQNMPHSRDTVKSHITLGSSIFDNEDGDPLSVINMGNDEDKIGNNSISREKINPNTSTEKLTTAIRAKPRLIDIHDNNSLDDLQNSATSFGNDEEIELEIHIDGEQLHIDSEKNIDTIVSRSSNHVDDEAGPDGDSV; encoded by the coding sequence ATGTCTTCTTCTAGCGTTGTTTCACTTCGTGTTTCCTATTCAGAAGCATCTGCTCAAGCTACTTCATCCGATGGATGTGTAGTATGTTCAAGTGACGTGACGTGTCCCAATTGTGCTGAAGGATATTACTGTGTGTTGACTGCATTAACCTGTTATGAGTGTCCAACCACATATTGTGAATTGAGTACGAACTCTGAATCATCCAATTCAACTTCAAGCTCCACGTCGTCATCTGATCAAAATAGTGGACGTATTACAGGTGCTATTGTTGGATCCGTTGTTGGTGGTGTTTTAATCATAATCGGGATTGTCATGTACTTTTTTTATACGAAATTCTGGAAACTTAGAAGAGAAACGAAATTCAACTCAGATATTCACAAATCTTTTGGAGCTCTTTTAGACGCTGATTACGACGAAGATCTCCAAGATATGTACGATGCTGACCTTGACAACGATGATTTTGATGATATGGACGACGATATCGAGGATGgttattttaaagatgaGTTAATCGAAATGGGAGATACCGTTCCCGAACTAATGGAATTCCCTAAAAATGCCAAGAGAAGTAAATTAAACCATTCAAATAATACCCATGATAACAATAGAAGTGAAATTGTGTCTATCGTTACTGATCTAAACCACTCACGATTATTACAATCTGGAAATAGAAGCAGTTCATCTACAATTAATACCAAAgcatcaaatattttaccaaTTGCATATATCCCAGGTGTCACAAACTCAGATCCTCAAAGAAGGGGAATGCATTCTTTCCAAAACATGCCACATAGTAGGGATACCGTCAAATCTCATATTACTCTAGgatcttcaatttttgataacGAAGATGGAGATCCTTTAAGTGTTATAAATATGGGTAACGATGAAGACAAGATCGGAAATAACAGCATTTCAAGGGAGAAAATCAACCCAAATACTTCCACAGAAAAATTAACCACTGCAATCAGAGCCAAGCCAAGACTAATTGATATACACGACAACAACAGTTTAGATGACCTACAAAATTCTGCCACATCTTTCGgaaatgatgaagaaattgagTTAGAAATCCACATAGATGGAGAACAACTGCATATAGACAGTgagaaaaatattgatacCATTGTCTCTAGGAGTTCGAATCACGTCGATGATGAAGCTGGTCCAGACGGCGACTCGGTATGA
- the TPHA0A03475 gene encoding uncharacterized protein (similar to Saccharomyces cerevisiae YPR078C; ancestral locus Anc_3.375), protein MTINNNRYIDDQLSRLNDAADIQVDYLCRQKRDVIPYAEYEMELTKLFEETNRISTILENRHILVSQELERLQLTIDSRTQQINTIGEGQAFSKPSNPFNNIAPGTQTDLKTDMKNNTKTESEFKNSQIKYKFKCWMKKGKKKILLILKVNKMTYTTDCDAQKITNFDLKANETSDNHIMDKSPTLDKNALLTDSKSDNTNLKIENTENEQTEIFTKSLPNNTINSSNIKDRLSIQSGAESINSDQDIQTSLPSVSNYKVLTPLVQISSANNVLGFDDRSSIGTSSINTPLFFKGQPKRTTTERDSLISDSKLSLLESAKNQLKSKLQNANSSFERWKNSKSNYKLADTECIKTGNSTKLCHWNMNKRRKK, encoded by the coding sequence ATGACTATAAATAACAATCGATACATTGATGACCAACTATCTAGATTGAACGATGCCGCAGATATTCAGGTCGATTATTTATGTAGACAGAAAAGAGACGTTATTCCATATGCCGAATATGAAATGgaattaacaaaattgtTCGAAGAAACAAATAGAATAAGTACAATTCTAGAGAATAGACACATATTAGTTTCTCAAGAATTGGAAAGATTACAACTTACTATTGATAGCAGGACGCAACAGATTAACACAATAGGCGAGGGTCAGGCGTTTTCGAAACCAAGTAATcctttcaataatatagCACCTGGAACACAAACCGATCTTAAGACGGACATGAAAAACAACACAAAAACTGAGTCTGAGTTTAAGAATAGTCAAATTAAGtacaaatttaaatgttgGATGAAAAAGGgtaaaaaaaagattttattaatattaaaagtaaataaaatgaCTTATACAACAGATTGTGACGCTCAAAAAATAACCAATTTTGATCTAAAAGCTAATGAAACTAGCGATAATCACATAATGGATAAATCACCTACATTAGATAAGAATGCTTTATTAACTGACTCAAAATCTGACAATACTAATCTAAAGATTGAAAATACCGAAAATGAACAAACGGAGATTTTCACTAAATCACTTCCGaataatacaataaattCAAGTAATATTAAAGACAGGTTGAGTATACAATCAGGCGCAGAAAGTATTAACAGTGACCAAGATATACAAACATCTTTACCATCAGTCTCCAACTATAAAGTCCTTACACCATTAGTCCAAATTAGTTCGGCTAACAATGTGTTAGGTTTTGATGATAGAAGTAGTATTGGGACTTCTAGTATAAACACTCCGTTATTTTTTAAGGGTCAACCAAAAAGAACTACTACTGAGAGAGACAGTTTAATATCTGATTCAAAATTGTCATTACTAGAATCTGctaaaaatcaattaaaaagtAAGTTACAAAATGCAAATTCAAGCTTTGAGAGAtggaaaaattcaaaaagtaACTATAAGTTAGCAGACACTGAATGTATAAAGACAGGCAATAGTACGAAGCTTTGTCACTGGAATATGAATAAGAGACGGAAGAAATAA
- the TPHA0A03490 gene encoding transketolase family protein (similar to Saccharomyces cerevisiae TKL2 (YBR117C) and TKL1 (YPR074C); ancestral locus Anc_3.372), translating to MSHFTEIDNLAVNTLRLLSVDTVDAAQSGHPGAPLGMSPAAHVVWTKFLNLNPKNPDFCNRDRFVLSNGHAVAMLYSLLHLAGFNYKIEDLQQFRQLGSKTPGHPEFDLEGVEITTGPLGQGISNAVGMAIAQANLAATYNKPGFELSNNHTYVFLGDGCLQEGVASEAASLAGHLQLKNLIAIYDHNHITIDGSTDVSFTEDVLKRFEAYGWEVLTVENGDSDLDAIYNAIAQAKQSNKPTLIQNKTTIGYGSVNEGTHSVHGSPLKADDIAQLKTKFGFDPKKKFDVPQEVYDLYKTQLAQRGLESNKIWDQNFAQYKQKYPELGAEFQRRLNGELPANWDSTLPVYTPKDSAIATRKLSEMLLDSIHSTLPEVLGGSADLTPSNLTRWKEAKDFQPPSSGLGDYSGRYIRYGIREHAMGAILNGISAYGVGYKPYSGTFLNFVAYAAGAVRLSALSGHPIVWVATHDSIGVGEDGPTHQPIETLAHFRALPNLHVWRPADGNEVSAAYKVAIESKSTPSIIALTRQNLPQLEGTSIEKASKGGYVLQDVANPDLIFVATGSEVSLSVDAAKILASQNIKARVVSLPDWLSFDRQPEQYRKSVLPDGVPILSVEVLATNGWGKYAHQHIGMTTFGASGKAPLVFKHFGFTPEVVAEKAAKTVSFYKGKTIVSPLSSPF from the coding sequence atgtCCCACTTCACTGAAATAGATAACTTAGCTGTTAACACTTTAAGATTATTGTCCGTCGATACCGTCGATGCTGCTCAATCTGGTCATCCAGGTGCTCCATTGGGCATGTCTCCAGCTGCTCATGTTGTCTGGACCAAGTTCTTAAACTTAAACCCAAAGAACCCAGACTTCTGCAACAGAGACAGATTCGTTTTATCTAATGGTCATGCCGTCGCCATgttatattctttattaCATTTAGCTGGTTTCAACTACAAGATCGAAGATTTACAACAATTCAGACAATTAGGTTCCAAGACTCCAGGTCATCCAGAATTCGACTTAGAAGGTGTTGAAATCACTACTGGTCCATTAGGTCAAGGTATCTCTAATGCTGTCGGTATGGCTATAGCTCAAGCTAACTTAGCCGCTACTTACAACAAACCAGGTTTCGAATTATCTAACAACCACACATACGTTTTCTTAGGTGACGGTTGTTTACAAGAAGGTGTTGCTTCCGAAGCTGCTTCTTTAGCTGGTCatttacaattgaaaaacttGATTGCCATTTACGATCACAACCACATCACCATTGATGGTAGCACTGATGTTTCCTTCACTGAAGATGTTTTAAAGAGATTTGAAGCTTACGGTTGGGAAGTTTTAACTGTTGAAAACGGTGACTCCGACTTAGATGCTATTTACAACGCCATCGCTCAAGCTAAACAATCCAACAAGCCAACtttaattcaaaacaaGACCACCATTGGTTACGGTTCTGTCAATGAAGGTACTCACTCTGTTCACGGTTCTCCATTAAAGGCTGATGACATTGCTCAATTAAAGACCAAGTTCGGTTTCGAcccaaagaagaaattcGATGTTCCTCAAGAAGTTTACGATTTATACAAGACACAATTAGCTCAACGAGGTTTAGAATCTAACAAGATATGGGATCAAAACTTTGCTCAGtacaaacaaaaatatcCAGAATTAGGTGCTGAATTCCAAAGAAGATTAAACGGTGAATTACCAGCTAACTGGGACTCTACTTTACCAGTTTACACTCCAAAGGACTCTGCTATTGCCACTAGAAAATTATCTGAAATGTTATTAGACAGTATTCACAGCACTTTACCAGAAGTTTTAGGTGGTTCTGCTGATTTGACTCCATCTAACTTAACCAGATGGAAGGAAGCTAAGGACTTCCAACCACCTTCCAGCGGTTTAGGTGACTACTCCGGTAGATACATCAGATACGGTATTAGAGAACACGCTATGGGTGCTATCTTAAACGGTATCTCTGCTTACGGTGTCGGTTACAAGCCATACTCTGGTACTTTCTTAAACTTCGTTGCATACGCTGCCGGTGCCGTCAGATTATCTGCTTTATCAGGTCATCCAATCGTTTGGGTTGCTACCCATGACTCCATTGGTGTCGGTGAGGATGGTCCAACTCATCAACCTATTGAAACTTTAGCTCACTTCAGAGCTCTACCAAACTTACACGTTTGGAGACCAGCTGATGGTAACGAAGTTTCAGCTGCTTACAAGGTTGCCATTGAATCTAAATCTACTCCATCTATCATTGCCTTAACCAGACAAAACTTACCACAATTAGAAGGAACTTCCATTGAAAAGGCCTCCAAGGGTGGTTACGTTTTACAAGATGTTGCTAACCCAGATTTAATCTTTGTTGCCACAGGTTCCGAAGTTTCCTTATCTGTCGATGCTGCTAAGATCTTAGCTTCCCAAAACATCAAGGCTCGTGTTGTTTCTTTACCAGACTGGTTATCTTTCGACAGACAACCAGAACAATACAGAAAATCTGTCTTACCAGATGGTGTTCCAATTTTGTCTGTTGAAGTCTTGGCCACTAACGGTTGGGGTAAATATGCTCATCAACACATTGGTATGACTACTTTTGGTGCTTCTGGTAAAGCCCCATTAGTTTTCAAACACTTCGGTTTCACTCCAGAAGTTGTTGCTGAAAAGGCTGCTAAGACTGTTTCATTCTACAAGGGTAAGACAATCGTTTCCCCATTATCTTCCCCATTCTAA
- the LYS2 gene encoding L-aminoadipate-semialdehyde dehydrogenase (similar to Saccharomyces cerevisiae LYS2 (YBR115C); ancestral locus Anc_3.369), producing the protein MSSSTYWIEKLVNPTLSVLPGDFLKPSQEPFIQQSNYTINISGLINSELSSKFNDSYILLLTCWCSIFYRMTGDEEIILYIKDNKVLRFTIDKNWTFNQLYDVLDKEINQVLINHDTTDISFDNISELIREKNDLEIIPSLFKFAFLTNQNNSKLDQYQHSKLDLLLSFNEESDSLDFVYNSLLFDRERIQILSDQVITFLSSAINDPSLIITVIPLLTNSSKKSIPDPTSNLGWCDFVGCIQDIFQDNAEKFPERICVVETGNDKDIPSRTFTYQDINRASNIVAHYLIKTGIEIGDIVMIYSSRGVDLMISVMGVLKAGATFSVIDPAYPPQRQTVYLSVAKPRGLIVIRSAGELDSLVEDYITNELDVITRINSIAIQKDGFLQGDIKPADDPLASLIEFQDTRSGIIVGPDSNPTLSFTSGSEGTPKGVLGRHFSLAYYFGWMAEKFQLSENDNFTMLSGIAHDPIQRDMFTPLFLGAKLYIPTQDDIGTPGQLSEWMNKYKCTVTHLTPAMGQLLTAQAVTPFPSLHHAFFVGDILTKRDCLRLQSLAENCNIINMYGTTETQRAVSYFDVMSRAQDPLFLKTKKDVMPAGKGMKNVQLLIVNRNDRTQLCGVGELGEIYVRAGGLAEGYRGLPELNKEKFVTNWFVDPDHWAFSDTSEGKPWSKYWFGIRDRLYRTGDLGRYLPDGNCECSGRVDDQVKIRGFRIELGEIDTHISQYPLVRENVTLVRKNQDDEVTLISFITVRTDKEELKQFESDVPQNGTSDHIVNSLLKYGPLVKALKDFLKKSLASYSIPSLIIVLDKIPLNPNGKFDKPKLTYPTIKQMKAVEEKSTTSILNEDFTETELKIRNLWLSLLPNKAVNISRDDSFFDLGGHSILATRMIFALRTALNVNIAPGTIFKNPTLSQFASAIDKIRLSDNVDASTANTADYYNDAKHLVNELSESYLSRDDFILPGLQKQKSTINVFLTGATGFLGSYLLADILNHNNKAYEFKIFAHVRAENRQAGLERLKKSGMIYGTWSSSFEEHIEIVLGNLSAYQFGLKEDKWVNLCDTIDIIIHNGALVHWVFPYEKMRDPNVISTINVMSLASYKKPKFFTFVSSTSVLDTEHYYKLSDDIVSKGASGLSESDSLMGSATGLSNGYGQTKWVAEYLVREAGKRGLRGCIVRPGYVTGESKSGFSNTDDFLLRFVKSSIQLGEIPNIENTVNMVPVDHVARITVATSLNPPSDSGITVTHVTGHPRMKFKDYLFSLRNYGYHVKISEYDEWCQSLKTSIMDKHEDNALFPLLHMALDDLPKSTRAPELDDTNAVKALKADIDWTGQDVSSGVGMSEDQLGIYFSFLNKIHFIDPPSSSISNSTLPNVNLTDLQVKLLSSGAGSRSSAATN; encoded by the coding sequence ATGTCTAGTAGTACATATTggattgaaaaattagttAATCCAACACTTAGTGTTTTACCAGgtgattttttaaaaccAAGCCAAGAACCGTTTATTCAACAATCAAATTatactattaatatatctGGCTTAATTAATAGTGaattatcttcaaaatttaatgattcttATATCTTACTACTAACCTGCTGGTGTTCAATTTTTTACAGAATGACAGgtgatgaagaaattatattgtacattaaagataataagGTGCTGAGATTTACTATTGACAAAAATTGGACTTTTAATCAACTATATGATGTTTTAGATAAGGAAATAAATCAAGTGTTAATCAATCATGATACAACTGATATTTCATTCGATAATATTAGTGAGTTAATTAGGGAGAAAAATGACTTGGAGATTATTCCGAGTCTATTTAAATTTGCTTTCTTAActaatcaaaataatagcAAGCTGGACCAGTATCAACATTCAAAATTAGATTTACTGCTATCATTTAATGAAGAATCAGATTCATTGGACTTTGTTTACAACTCTTTATTATTCGATCGAGaaagaattcaaattttgtCAGATCAAGTGATAACCTTTTTATCGTCAGCAATAAATGATccttcattaataataacagtTATACCACTACTGACAAATTCATCAAAGAAAAGTATACCTGATCCAACAAGTAACTTAGGTTGGTGTGATTTTGTTGGATGCATCCAAGATATCTTTCAAGATAATGCAGAAAAATTCCCTGAAAGAATATGTGTCGTAGAAACAGGTAATGACAAAGATATACCGTCCAGAACATTCACCTATCAGGACATCAACCGCGCTTCAAATATCGTGGCTCACTATTTAATTAAGACAGGTATCGAAATTGGCGACATTGTGATGATTTATTCTTCAAGAGGTGTGGATTTAATGATATCTGTCATGGGTGTTTTGAAAGCAGGTGCGACTTTCTCTGTAATTGATCCTGCATATCCTCCGCAAAGACAAACCGTATACCTATCGGTTGCAAAACCAAGAGGTTTGATAGTGATTAGATCTGCAGGGGAATTAGATTCCTTGGTAGAAGATTATATCACAAACGAGTTAGATGTAATTACAAGGATCAATTCTATTGCTATACAAAAAGATGGATTTTTGCAAGGTGATATAAAACCAGCTGATGATCCATTGGCATCACTAATTGAATTCCAAGATACAAGATCAGGTATCATTGTTGGTCCAGATTCAAATCCAACCTTATCTTTTACTTCAGGTTCGGAGGGTACTCCAAAAGGTGTCCTAGGTAGACATTTTTCCTTAGCATATTACTTTGGTTGGATGGCAGAAAAGTTTCAACTTTCTGAGAATGATAATTTCACAATGTTAAGTGGTATAGCTCATGATCCCATCCAGAGAGATATGTTTACCCCATTATTTTTAGGTGCTAAGTTATATATTCCAACCCAAGATGACATAGGTACTCCAGGTCAACTTTCTGAATGgatgaataaatataaatgcaCGGTAACACATTTGACTCCTGCTATGGGGCAACTATTAACCGCACAGGCAGTCACCCCATTTCCTTCATTGCATCATGCCTTTTTTGTTGGTGACATTTTAACAAAGAGAGATTGCTTAAGACTGCAATCATTGGCTGAAAATTGTAACATCATTAATATGTATGGTACTACCGAAACACAACGTGCTGTGTCATACTTTGACGTAATGTCAAGAGCTCAAGATCcattgtttttaaaaactaaaaaagaTGTCATGCCAGCCGGTAAAGGTATGAAAAATGTTCAATTGTTAATAGTAAACAGAAATGACCGTACTCAATTATGTGGGGTTGGTGAACTTGGTGAAATATATGTACGCGCTGGTGGTCTGGCTGAAGGTTATAGAGGTTTACCTGAActtaataaagaaaagttTGTTACCAATTGGTTTGTTGATCCAGATCATTGGGCGTTTTCAGATACTAGTGAAGGAAAGCCATGGAGCAAATATTGGTTTGGTATAAGAGATAGATTATACAGAACCGGTGATTTAGGTCGTTATTTACCAGATGGTAATTGTGAGTGTAGCGGTCGTGTTGATGACCAAGTTAAAATTCGAGGCTTTAGAATTGAATTAGGTGAAATTGATACTCATATATCTCAATATCCATTAGTTAGGGAAAATGTTACTTTGGTTAGAAAGAACCAAGACGATGAAGTAACTttgatttcatttattaCGGTAAGAACTGATAAGGAAGAACTAAAACAATTCGAATCTGATGTTCCACAAAATGGAACTTCTGATCATATTGTTAAtagtttattaaaatatggTCCACTAGTAAAAGctttaaaagattttttaaaaaaatctcTCGCAAGTTATTCAATCCCCTCGTTGATCATTGTTTTAGATAAAATTCCTTTAAACCCCAATGgtaaatttgataaacCAAAACTTACATATCCAACCATTAAACAGATGAAAGCTGTTGAAGAAAAGTCTACTACTTCAATACTTAATGAGGATTTCACCGAAACTGAATTGAAAATTCGTAATTTATGGTTATCATTATTACCAAATAAAGCCGTAAACATTTCTAGAGATGATTCGTTTTTTGATTTAGGGGGGCATTCTATTTTAGCTACAAGAATGATATTTGCTTTAAGAACTGCattaaatgtaaatatagCTCCTGGTACGATATTCAAAAACCCAACATTATCTCAGTTTGCTTCTGCTATTGATAAAATCAGACTTAGCGATAATGTTGATGCGTCGACTGCCAATACCGCAGATTACTATAATGATGCCAAACACTTAGTAAATGAGTTATCAGAGTCTTACTTAAGTAGAGATGACTTCATTTTGCCTGGACTACAAAAACAGAAGTCGACTATTAATGTGTTTTTAACTGGTGCTACAGGATTTTTAGGTTCATACCTATTAGCTGACATTTTGAATCATAACAACAAAGCCTACGAATTCAAAATCTTTGCTCATGTTCGTGCTGAAAATAGGCAAGCTGGACTTGAAAGGTTAAAAAAATCAGGTATGATTTATGGTACTTGGTCCTCAAGTTTTGAAGAAcatattgaaattgttttGGGTAATTTATCAGCTTATCAATTTGGTTTGAAAGAAGATAAGTGGGTAAACTTATGCGACACAAtcgatattattattcataatGGTGCTTTGGTCCATTGGGTATTCCCTTATGAAAAAATGAGAGATCCTAATGTTATTTCCACTATTAATGTTATGAGTTTGGCGTCATACAAGAAACCTAAATTCTTTACTTTTGTTTCCTCAACATCCGTTCTTGATACTGAGCATTACTACAAACTATCAGATGATATAGTGTCAAAGGGAGCATCTGGGCTTTCTGAGTCGGACTCCTTGATGGGATCTGCTACCGGGTTGTCAAATGGCTACGGACAAACGAAATGGGTTGCTGAATACCTCGTTAGGGAAGCTGGTAAAAGAGGTTTAAGAGGATGTATTGTTCGTCCTGGATATGTAACTGGTGAAAGTAAAAGTGGATTTTCAAACACAGATGATTTTCTATTGAGATTTGTCAAAAGTTCAATCCAGCTGGGAGAAATTCCAAATATCGAAAATACAGTAAATATGGTCCCAGTGGATCATGTGGCTAGAATTACTGTCGCCACCTCTTTGAATCCTCCTTCTGATAGTGGAATAACAGTCACGCATGTAACTGGTCATCCACGTATGAAATTCAAAGATTacttattttctttaagaAACTATGGATATCACGTCAAAATATCGGAGTATGATGAGTGGTGTCAGAGTTTGAAAACCTCGATCATGGATAAACATGAAGACAATGCATTATTTCCGTTGTTACATATGGCTTTAGACGATTTACCAAAGTCCACAAGAGCCCCTGAATTAGATGACACAAATGCTGTTAAAGCTTTGAAAGCCGATATTGATTGGACTGGTCAAGATGTTTCTAGCGGTGTCGGTATGTCTGAAGACCAACTCggaatttatttttcttttttaaacaaaatacaTTTCATTGACCCTCCTTCAAGTTCAATTTCAAACTCAACATTACCTAACGTCAACTTAACAGATTTACAGGTTAAGTTGTTATCTTCAGGTGCTGGCTCTCGTTCTAGCGCGGCTactaattaa